From a region of the Dehalococcoidia bacterium genome:
- a CDS encoding DegT/DnrJ/EryC1/StrS family aminotransferase, producing MSASRIPVIDLKRQYAALKAEIDEAVRRVVESGYYVMGPEVRAFEQEWARYCGTEHCVALANGTDSLHLALRALGVGPGDEVVTVAFTLSATLDAIIALGARPVLVDIDPSTYTMDPALVPSALSPRTKAVLPVHIYGHPADMDAILEVASAAGLPVVADSCEAHGTLYRGKQVNSLAHVSCFSFYPTKGLNAMGDAGAIVTNDAGLAERVRRLRVHGWDRRFHSAESSLNSRMDEIHGAVLRTKLPHLDAWNRRRNEIAARYDAAVAGSSVRPAPHAPWATPSYYLYVIATPERDALRRDLDAAGIDSDVHWPEPPHLQPAFAHLGYEKGSLPVTERVCNEVLTLPMFPELTDAEVDRVCDVLRRFAARTASLPVPGG from the coding sequence GTGAGCGCCAGCCGCATCCCGGTAATCGACCTCAAGCGCCAGTACGCCGCGCTCAAGGCCGAAATAGACGAGGCGGTAAGGCGGGTGGTCGAGTCGGGCTACTACGTGATGGGGCCAGAGGTCAGGGCCTTCGAGCAGGAGTGGGCCCGTTACTGCGGGACGGAGCACTGCGTGGCGCTGGCCAACGGCACCGACTCGCTGCACCTGGCCCTGCGAGCCCTTGGCGTCGGGCCCGGGGACGAAGTTGTCACCGTTGCCTTCACGCTCAGCGCGACGCTGGACGCGATCATCGCCCTCGGCGCCCGGCCGGTCCTCGTCGACATCGACCCGTCGACCTACACGATGGACCCAGCGCTTGTCCCGTCCGCCCTGTCGCCTCGCACGAAGGCGGTCCTGCCGGTGCACATCTACGGCCACCCGGCGGACATGGACGCCATCCTCGAGGTGGCCTCGGCAGCCGGCCTGCCCGTGGTCGCTGACTCCTGCGAGGCGCACGGGACGCTGTACCGGGGCAAACAGGTCAATTCGCTGGCGCATGTGAGCTGCTTCAGCTTCTACCCCACGAAGGGCCTGAACGCGATGGGCGACGCCGGCGCGATCGTGACCAACGACGCCGGGTTGGCCGAGCGCGTGCGCCGGCTGCGAGTACACGGCTGGGATCGCCGCTTCCACAGCGCCGAGTCGAGCCTGAACAGCCGGATGGACGAAATCCACGGCGCCGTCTTGCGCACGAAACTGCCCCACCTTGACGCCTGGAACCGCCGCCGCAACGAGATCGCGGCCCGCTATGACGCCGCCGTAGCCGGCTCCAGCGTGCGCCCGGCGCCGCACGCGCCCTGGGCCACGCCAAGCTACTACCTCTACGTCATCGCAACGCCTGAGCGCGACGCCCTGCGTCGCGACCTCGACGCGGCCGGCATCGACTCTGACGTCCACTGGCCGGAGCCGCCCCATCTGCAGCCGGCTTTCGCCCACCTTGGCTACGAGAAGGGCAGCCTGCCGGTCACCGAGCGGGTGTGCAATGAGGTGTTGACCCTGCCGATGTTCCCGGAGCTGACGGACGCCGAAGTCGACCGAGTGTGTGACGTGCTGCGGCGGTTCGCGGCCAGGACCGCGTCCCTGCCGGTGCCCGGCGGGTAA